Within Deinococcus metalli, the genomic segment GGCTTCAGGATCATGACCTCGACGCCATTCGCACCGATCTTCAGTTCGCCGCCCTGGAACAGCAGTGGACGGCCCGTTTCCACCGGGAGGCCGCCCACCACCGCGCCACCCTGGAAATCATCGAGCCGTCCAGGGCACCGGGGGGCACGCTGGTCGCGCTCCACATGAACACTGGCGATCCTGAACAGACGCGCCCGCTGTTCAGCTCCCTGGTTGACCAGGGCTGGCGGGTGGCCCTGGCGGGAAGTGGCCAGTACGTGGGGCCGGGAATGGCCGTCTGGAATGACCTCGCGCAGGCGGACGGGGAACTTCAGGAGTGGGCAAGAGCGGTGGGCGGACACCCCCTCTGGGCAGGCCTGTCCGCAGGAGGGAGCACTGTACTCCGGGGCGTCCTGACCGGCGGAGTGCCCGCCGTCGGCGTGCTCGCCATCGTGCCGAGCGTGGCGGCCCGTCCGATCTGGCTGCCAGATCGTCCGGTGCCGGTGCCGGTGGCCCTGATCCTGGGGGAGGGAGACGGGTATACCCCAGGGGGGCTGAAGCTGGCAGAACGGCTTGAGGAGGTGGGGCTCCAGGTGCGGGTCTGGATCCACCCAGGCGGCCACGAGGTGCCGGCGCACTGGGAGGAGCTGAGGGCCGAGGCCCTCGACTGGTTGGGCACGTCCACGCCCTGATCCCCGTGAACAGCGTGAGGCCGAGCGCGCTTGCAGCCCCCACCACCTGCCGCCGCCACGCTCAGCGTCTCCTCCCCTCACAGCCCCAGCCACGCCCCGAGTCCAGCCGCCACCAGCACCACCCCCGCCGCGTTCAGCCGGGTGCGCTACCGAACGCCCACAGCGGAAGGGCGCCGAGTCTGCGATGCTCAGGCCCGTGTCACACCACCTTCAGGAACTCCTTCATCATCACGGGGCGCTGCGTCCCGGGCACACCGTCTTCCGCAGCGGCGGACACAGCGATGGGTGGATCGAGAAGGGCAGCGTCATGCGTCATCCGAGGGTGCTGGAAGAGGTCGCCCGCTGGCAGGCCGCGCAGGTGCGAGAGGCGTTCCCCGCCGTGACGCTGCTGGTGGGGGCCCCGGCCTGTGGCGCGGTGCTCGCGACCCTCGTGGCGCGGGAACTGGACGTGCCGGTGGCGTACGTCCTCACCGACGGCGACCTACGCTGGCACCGCATGCATGAGCCTGAGGCAGGGTACGGGGTCGTCTACATTGATGACCTCATCTGCACGGGGGAGGGAAGCCGGCTGGTCGTCGACTTTTTGCGTACCCAGGGCCAGGAGGTGCTCGGCGTCAGCGCGTGGGTCAGCCGGGCCGCGCTACCAGTGCCCCTGGTGACCCTGCTGCCAGCTTCGTTCGAGACGTACGTTGCGGCGATATGTCCCCTGTGCCGGGAGGGCGAGGCCGTCCAGCACGTCGATGTCCGCGAGTAGGGCACCCATCCACCCCGCCCTGGGGCCAGCTGTGACGGTATCAGGGGCGCGTGGAATGCTCAGCCCCAGGACATCCCTGCACCTGATCGTGGTGGCGTGGTCGCCGGCATCGTCCTCAGGTGTAGATCAGGCACCCGCGTTCCCGCAGCGCCTCAAAGGCGACCGGGAGTTCCGTGAGCTGGTTCCAGCGAACGTCCAGCTTCTCCAGCCTCGGCAGGCCCGCCAGGCCCTCCGGCAGGGTGGTCAGCGCGTTGGCCCGCAAGTCCAGGAACCGCAGGGACGTGAGGCGCGCCAGCGACTCGGGCAGCTCCGTCAGGGCGTTGAAGCGCAGGTCGAGTTCGGTCAGCTGGCCCAGGTCGCCCAGGGAGTCCGGGAGCGACACGAGCCCGTTGCCCTGCACGTTCAGCTTCTCCAGGCGCGCGCAGCGCCCCAGGGCGTCCGGCAGGTAACGGAGCTGGTTGTTCATGACGTGTAGCTCGCGCAGCCGCGTGAGATCGCCAACGCCCTCCGGTAGGGCCGTGAGCTGGTTGTGGTACGCCCGCACCTCCTGCAGCCCGCGCAGCTCCCCCAGCCAGTCCGGTAGCTGGGCCAGGGCGTTGTCAGTCACGTTCAGGTAGCGCAACCGCGCCAGGGTACGGAGTGACGTGGGCAGCTCCGTCAGGTGGTTGTTGCTGAGGTACAGGAACTCCAGGTGCCCCAGGGTCTCGAAGACGTCTGGTACGGCCCTCAGGGCGTTGTGGCCGAGGTCGAGCATGCCCAGGTTCGTGAGCTGGCCGAGCGCGTCCGGCAGGGACTCGAAGGCGTTCGCCGAGAGGTTGAGGGTATGCAAGTGCGTGAACCCCCACAGCCACGCCGGGACGTCGCGCAGCCCGTTGTCGTACACGCTCAAGACCCTGGCCCCCGAACAGCGGCGCAGGGCTTCGGGCAGGGTCGTGAGGGCGGAGGCGTTGAGGTTGAGGTGATCAGTCACGAAGGTGGGGTCGTGATCGAGCGCCGTGAGCAGGGCCGCGCCCCGCTCACGTGGGGTGTGCTGGTGGAGTGGGACGGCCGTCCGGGGCGTGCTGGTCATGTGTCACTGTAGCGGTGAGGCACGACCGGCCGGGACGAAGGTACGGGGAGAACGGAGGACGGAAGGATTCGCCTCACCCCGCGGGGTGAGGAACAGTCAGCGGGTCAGGGTCACCTGGACGCGGCCGTCGGGAAGGACGCGGAGACGACGGACGATCCAGGGACGATCACCGTCGAGGAAGCGGGACTCACCCTTGACGGGGCAGCTGGCGACGGGGAGGATCATGGTGCGGGTTCTGGAGGGTGTCATGCCCGGCATGGTCAGGCCCGGCCCGGGCACGGCGTGGTGAGGGGGCGTTGCCATGCACCCTTGCTCGGCGTCCTCGTCCGAACCTGGGTACCAGATCTGGTGTGCCGGACGGAGCCGAAGAACCGGTGTGGCGGCCTGGTGCGGATCAGGGGGAGGGGCGTCGAGGGGGGCTGGCGAAGTCGTCTCCGTGATGCCGCGCAGTCTGCCGAGAGCAACAGGCCGCCGGGATAGGGATTCTTCCTCTAGTCAGTGATCACGGTCGCCGCCAGCCAGAAGTGGTTCCCAGTCACTCCTGCCGGGGCCGCGCAAAGAGCACCGCCAGCAGCGCCGCCAGCATGATCAGCACTGCCACAGTCCATCCCAGGGGCAGGTGCGCGGTCTCGGTGCGGCTGGGCGAGTGTGCCGCGATAAAGGCCTGAACGACGTGCAGCGGAATGGATTCCCGCCCGGCCAGCTCGCCGAATTGCTCCGGCGTGTAGACCAGCGTGAGGGTTCGCACGAAGGGGTCGACCGGGGTGCCGAGTACAGCGAGGCTGGCGGCGATGGCACTCAGCGCCGCGACGGCTGGAGGCACGAGTTGGGTCAGGACGCCGGCCAGCACGAACACGCTGAGGCCGCGCCCCCAGACCAGCCCGGTGCCGCCCCAGAACTCCGAGCGCATGACCGCGCTGCCCGGCCACCACGAGAAGTCCAGGGCGCCTCGGGTACTGGTGAGCAGCGCACCGATCAGCACGGTGACGGTGACGGCCGCGACGCCCGCCAGCAGCCGGACGCCGAGCACCCGAGCGGTGGAGAGCGGTTGCAGCCGCAGGAACCCCAGGCCGCTGTTCAGGCGACTGCCGAAGAGCGCCCCGACCAGCGTGGCCAGCAGCGGCGCCCACCAGTCGAACCACCGGCCGGCGAAGAGCAGGGTGACCGTGCACGTCGATTCCTGGTCGGCGAGCAGCCCGGCGTACAGGGTGCAGGCGGCGCCGGTCGCCCACGGGCCGAGTTCGTGCACCGCCGCGAACGGCGGCAGTCCGGGCAGGGCGCGCGAGGCGTAGCCGAGCCCCAGCAGCAGGGCGAGCCCAGCGAGCAGCGCCAGGGGAGGGCGGACGTGTCGCCATTCGAGCCAGATCACGCCGCGCCGCCCAGCAGGTCGGCGTACGCGTCGGCCAGGGGCTGCGGCTTGCTCTGCACGTCCACCGGCTTCAGGTCGGCCAGGGCGGCCAGCAGGGCGCCGGGTTCGCCCTGCACCTGCACGGTCAGCGTCCGGCCCTGCACCTCACAGTCCTGGACGCCCGGCACGGCCCGGAGACGCTGGATGGCGCCGGCGGGCAGCACGTCCGGCAGAATGGCCTGAACGATGGTGTGCTGCGCGCGGAGGTCGTCGAGGTCGGCCTCAAGAATGATCCGGCCGCCTCTGAGGAACGCTCCACGGTCGGCGAGCCCCTCGACTTCAGGCAGCACGTGCGAACTGAGCAGCACGCTGTTGCCGTTGGACGCGTAGGCGACGAGAAGCTGGGCAAGTCGCCGGCGGTGATCCGGGTCGAGCCCGTTGGTCGGCTCATCGAGCAGCAGCAACTCGGTGCTGCTGCCCAGGGCGTAGGCGAGCGCCAGGCCCATGCGCTGCCCGGTGCTCAGGCGGCCCGCCCGCTGATCCAGCGGCACGTGCAGATCGGCGGCACTCTCCAGGGCCCGCTCCAGACTCCAGCGCGGGTAAATCCGGCGACCAAACTCAAAGTGCGTGCGCGCCGTTTCCTGCGGCATGACGGCGCCACCGGTGGGCACGTACGTCACGCGCCCGCGCACCTGCGGGCCAGTAACGTTCTCGGGCAGATCCAGCACGCGCACGGTGCCGCCCTGGCGCGGATGCAGGCCCAGGACGCTGCGCATCAGGGTCGATTTGCCGCTGCCGTTCTGGCCGAGCAGCGCGGTGATCGAGCCCTGCGGCACCTGCAGATCGGCCCCGCGCAGCACCGTCCGGCGACCGTGCCGGGCGACCAGACCCGCCACCTGCAACGCCGTCACAGGGCCTCCCGTTCCCTGGACAGGGTGAACTGCTCGAACAGGGCGCGGAGGTCGGCCAGCGTCAGGCCGCTCGCGGTCATGCGGTGCAGGAGGTCATGCAGTTCCTCAACCAGGGCCTGCCGGCCCGCCTCAGTGACCGAGGGGGTCGCGGGCGCCGTCCGGACGGTCGTGCCCGCCCCAGCCCGGCTCTCGATCAGGCCCTGACGCTGCAATTCGGCGTACGCGCGCGTGACGGTGTTGGGGGCCAGGCGCAGGGTGGCCGCAAGATGACGCACGGTGGGCAGCGAGTCGCCCGGGCGAACGGTGCCGCGCTGGATCGCGCGGACGAAGGCCTGAGTGATCTGCAGGTAGATGGGGACGCCGCTGTGAGGATTGATCTGCGGGGTGATCCACTCCAGGACGCCACGCCCATCTGGAAGGTCTTGTGTCATTAGAATGATACATTGATCCAATAGGCTGGGCGTGTCAAGAGGGCGGGAGTTGGGAAAGCGTCGTACACCTTCCAGGTGTCCATCTCGGCTGCAGGGGGGAAAGAGGTGAAATAAAACGGAGATCCAGATGGCCCTGTCGGTAACCGTCCGCTGCGCCGGGAAGCCACCACACCCCTGACCAATCTTTGACGAGGAGTGCCAGACCGCTTCGTGCAGTGGCTCCTCCAGCCTTCCGGCAGGGCCGCCACACCCAGGACACCGGTTCAGGGCAGGACAAGACCCCAGCTGTCCACTCCTCAGGCAGACTGGGCTTGACAACTCATCTCCTCAGGCGGACTATGTAGACAGACAGAGCTCTGTAGGGGCCGCAGCCGCGCGGGACGCCACGCGGTCGACGCCCACCCTCTCCCGGAGGCCCCATGAACCCCGACCTGCTGCGCGGCAACCTCGACCTGATCCTGCTCACCATCCTGGAGACCCGGCCCCTGTATGGCTTCGCCATCATCCAGGAGGCCAAAGACCGCACTGGGGGACTCCTCGACTTCAAGGAGGGCAGTCTGTACCCGGCCCTGCACCGCCTCGAACAGGACGGCCTGCTCGCCGCCCAGCTGGCGGAGCTCGGCCGCAACGGCAAGCCCCGCAAGTACTACGCGATCACCGACATCGGCCGGCAGACGCTCCAGACCAAGCGCCAGGAATTCGATGCCTTCACCGGCGCCGTGCAGCGTCTGAGCGGGAGTTGAGCCGTGACCTCCCGCGTGGACACCCCCCGCCCGGCCGCCGTGACGGCCTACCTGCGCCGCGCCACCTGGGGCCTACCCAGAGCCCAGCAACAGGCCCTCTGGGACGAACTTGAAGAACATCTGCTGAGCCGCGCCGAGCGCCTCGAACTGGGCGGACTCTCACCCACCCACGCCCTTCTCCAGGCCACCCGTGAACTGGGTTCACCCAGCCGGGTGACCCTGGGCATGACCCAGGTGTACGCTATGCCAAAACTGTTGATTGCTGCCGCAACCGCCGCCCTCGCGCTCAGTGCCGCGCTGTACGCGCTGGCGGGGGGAAGCGGTGGGGGCGTCATCACCCTTCCTGTGCTGACTGTGCAACCGGTCGCCCCCTCCTGTGTCCAGGGCGTTGTTCCCAGCGGAACGTACGCAAATGTGGTGCACCAGGGCCAAGGCGTCACCTGCACCACCCCCAGCGCCTCGGACGCTCAGACGCTGTCGCTGAGCCTGGATACCCTACTGAGCCTGGCCCAGGCGCTCGGCGGCAGCGTCAAGCGCCAGCCTACTGGGTGGTACAGAATTCAGCTGGGCAGCACGACAAAGACCGGCTGGGCGGAGGTGCCGGTGTCCTTCCAGAGTGCCGGCAAACCCTACTTCTACGCCCGCACGCTGTTCGGAATCACTGACCCTCAGACCACCGTGCTCAGGGGTTACGCGCAGCCGGCGCTACTCATCGGTGGGCACCAAGCGACCTTTGACACGCGTCGGACGCCAGCCGGCCTGGTCGGTCAGCTGTTTTACAACAGCATCACCCTGCCGCTCCTGGACTTCATTCTGCCGGAATCGGTCAATGAGACCACGTTTGG encodes:
- a CDS encoding orotate phosphoribosyltransferase — protein: MSHHLQELLHHHGALRPGHTVFRSGGHSDGWIEKGSVMRHPRVLEEVARWQAAQVREAFPAVTLLVGAPACGAVLATLVARELDVPVAYVLTDGDLRWHRMHEPEAGYGVVYIDDLICTGEGSRLVVDFLRTQGQEVLGVSAWVSRAALPVPLVTLLPASFETYVAAICPLCREGEAVQHVDVRE
- a CDS encoding leucine-rich repeat domain-containing protein, which encodes MTSTPRTAVPLHQHTPRERGAALLTALDHDPTFVTDHLNLNASALTTLPEALRRCSGARVLSVYDNGLRDVPAWLWGFTHLHTLNLSANAFESLPDALGQLTNLGMLDLGHNALRAVPDVFETLGHLEFLYLSNNHLTELPTSLRTLARLRYLNVTDNALAQLPDWLGELRGLQEVRAYHNQLTALPEGVGDLTRLRELHVMNNQLRYLPDALGRCARLEKLNVQGNGLVSLPDSLGDLGQLTELDLRFNALTELPESLARLTSLRFLDLRANALTTLPEGLAGLPRLEKLDVRWNQLTELPVAFEALRERGCLIYT
- a CDS encoding ABC transporter ATP-binding protein, translating into MTALQVAGLVARHGRRTVLRGADLQVPQGSITALLGQNGSGKSTLMRSVLGLHPRQGGTVRVLDLPENVTGPQVRGRVTYVPTGGAVMPQETARTHFEFGRRIYPRWSLERALESAADLHVPLDQRAGRLSTGQRMGLALAYALGSSTELLLLDEPTNGLDPDHRRRLAQLLVAYASNGNSVLLSSHVLPEVEGLADRGAFLRGGRIILEADLDDLRAQHTIVQAILPDVLPAGAIQRLRAVPGVQDCEVQGRTLTVQVQGEPGALLAALADLKPVDVQSKPQPLADAYADLLGGAA
- a CDS encoding GntR family transcriptional regulator; amino-acid sequence: MTQDLPDGRGVLEWITPQINPHSGVPIYLQITQAFVRAIQRGTVRPGDSLPTVRHLAATLRLAPNTVTRAYAELQRQGLIESRAGAGTTVRTAPATPSVTEAGRQALVEELHDLLHRMTASGLTLADLRALFEQFTLSREREAL
- a CDS encoding PadR family transcriptional regulator, whose protein sequence is MNPDLLRGNLDLILLTILETRPLYGFAIIQEAKDRTGGLLDFKEGSLYPALHRLEQDGLLAAQLAELGRNGKPRKYYAITDIGRQTLQTKRQEFDAFTGAVQRLSGS
- a CDS encoding permease prefix domain 1-containing protein, which encodes MTSRVDTPRPAAVTAYLRRATWGLPRAQQQALWDELEEHLLSRAERLELGGLSPTHALLQATRELGSPSRVTLGMTQVYAMPKLLIAAATAALALSAALYALAGGSGGGVITLPVLTVQPVAPSCVQGVVPSGTYANVVHQGQGVTCTTPSASDAQTLSLSLDTLLSLAQALGGSVKRQPTGWYRIQLGSTTKTGWAEVPVSFQSAGKPYFYARTLFGITDPQTTVLRGYAQPALLIGGHQATFDTRRTPAGLVGQLFYNSITLPLLDFILPESVNETTFGRSVAPAQSRYTHTLSTALSPDEVVLLVTRPAATGAKTSTDYRVSIAPVGTAGTVAINSDQARLRFVSDPALLGPAAGGRLNALLVRITNIPLSALREGIITPAQANSDAR